In Candidatus Methylomirabilota bacterium, the sequence GGCGGCGCGGCGGCCGGCGGCGCGCCCCCTCCGGCCGGCGCTGACATGGCCGTCCTGGGCTTCGTCGGGCTGGGCGCGATGGGCAGCCGCATGGCCCAGCGCCTGCTGGCCGCCAAGCACGAGGTGGTGGGCTACAACCGCACCCCGGACAAGGCCCGCAGCCTCGTCGCGGCGGGGCTCCAGCTCGTGCCCACCCCGCGTGCCGCCGCCGAGGCGGCCGAGGTCGTGTTCAGCATGGTCACCGACAACACCGCCCTGCGGGCCGTGGCGCTGGGCGAGCGCGGCATCGTGGCCGGGCTCAAGCCCGATGCCGTGTACGTCGAGATGAGCACGGTGAGTCCGGCCGTCACCCGCGAGATCGGGGAGGCGGTCGCCGCCCGCGGCGCGGTGATGCTGGACGCCCCGGTCTCCGGCAGCACCATCACGCTGGAACGGGGCCAGGCCTCGTTCATGGTCGGCGGCGACCCCAAGGCGCTGGACCGCGTGCGGCCGTACCTGCTCGACATCGGTACCGCTGTCACCCACGTCGGCCCCCTCGGGCTGGCCAAGACCATGAAGGTGGCGACCAATCTCGGGCTCGCCGTCCAGATGCTGGCCTTCAGCGAGGCGGTGTTGCTGGCCGAGAAGTCGGGAATCCCTCGGGACGTCGCGGTGGAGGTGCTGTTCAAGTCGGTGGTCGCCTCGCCGATGGTGAAGTACCGGGGCCCGTTCGTGGTGGGTCAGATGCCGCGGGAGGCGTGGTTTCCTGTCCCCATGATCCAGAAGGACGTGCAACTGGCGCTCGATCAGGGCCGCGCCGTCGGCGTGCCCCTGCCCACGACGGCCCTGACCCAGGAATGGCTCACCATGGCGCGTGGCCTGGGGCTCGGCGACTACGACTTCGGCGTCCTGTTCGACGTGCTGGCCGACCTCAGCGGCCTTCCCCGCAGCGCCAAGCCCTCCGAGCTACCCTAGCTTCTCCCGCAGCCAGTCCGCCACGAGCGGACGGTACTTGTACGGGATGTTGTTGCAGACGTGGTTGCCGTCCGGGTACATGACGAGCTCCGCCTTCGGGGCCTCGGCGGCCAGGCGCTCGGCGTGCTGATAGGGAATCAGCCGGTCCAGCTTGCCGAAGACCACCAGCAGGGGCTGCCTCACCCGGCCGGCGACACCCTCGAGATCCAGGCGCGCGGCCCGGGCCCGCGCGTCGGTCTGGTCGCGGGCGCCCGAGTGATAGGTGAAGGTCTCCCGCGTGATGGGCGGCAGATCGTCCCACAGCGGCGCGAAGCCGTACGGGCCGCCCAGGGCGGCGACCGCCCGCAAGCGGTCCTCGAACGCCGCTGCCCGCGGGGCATAGTACCCGCCCAGGCTCACGCCGGCGGCGCCGATACGCTCGAGGTCCAGGTCGCGACGGCCCTTGACCGCGTCCAGCATGGCGCTGACCGCGACCTCGTAGTCGTGACGGATGTGCGTGCGGTAGCCCGTCTCACCCTGGCCCGGGCCCTCCATCGTGAGCGTGGCCATGCCGCGGGCGAGGAACACGTTCTCCCAGTTGAAGAACTCCTCCTTGGCCGAGTCCAGCCCGGGGATCAGCAGCACGAGAGGGGGCCGCGCGGCAGCGGGCGGGCGGCGAAGGTTGCCGACCATGACGGCGCCGTCGAAGCCGACCTCCAGGCGCTCGGCGCCGGGGTCCAGGTGGCGGTGGGCCGCGTAGAGGCTCGAGACGGCGCGGTCGGCAGCCGCGCGGTGTCGCGCAGGATCGACCATCCACACGAACTTGGCGAAGTGATAGCAGAGCGCAGCCCGGACCCAGGCCTCGCCGGCCGTCCGCGTCCGCCCTCTGACCTCGGCCTCCCGCGCCAGGCCGGCGTGCATGTCCCCGATCTGGCACCACGCCGGCAGCCACTGGTCCCAGCGCTCGAGCCCGGCGGTCGTCGCGACGAAGTCGTTGTAGTCGACGCCCTGGGTGACGAAGCGCGGGGCCCAGTGCTGCAGCGCCGCCTGGATGCGCGCGTCAGGCATCGGCCTCTCCCTGGGCCGCCCGCCAGGGACGGCCGAAGCGGTCTTGATAGACGAAGTCGTCCAGCGGCCGGGGATTCCGGGGCGGGCGTTCCGCGGGCACGCCGAAGGGCATGACGCCGATCAGATCCCACGCTCGGGGACAATCGATGAGCGTCTTCACCTGTTCCTCGACCCAGTGTGTGACCAGAGTCGTCCCCAGGCCCAGTCCGTGGGCCATCACCGCCATGTTCTGAGCGGCCAGGCCGCCGGCGTGCATGTGAGTGGCCTCGC encodes:
- a CDS encoding NAD(P)-dependent oxidoreductase, producing MAVLGFVGLGAMGSRMAQRLLAAKHEVVGYNRTPDKARSLVAAGLQLVPTPRAAAEAAEVVFSMVTDNTALRAVALGERGIVAGLKPDAVYVEMSTVSPAVTREIGEAVAARGAVMLDAPVSGSTITLERGQASFMVGGDPKALDRVRPYLLDIGTAVTHVGPLGLAKTMKVATNLGLAVQMLAFSEAVLLAEKSGIPRDVAVEVLFKSVVASPMVKYRGPFVVGQMPREAWFPVPMIQKDVQLALDQGRAVGVPLPTTALTQEWLTMARGLGLGDYDFGVLFDVLADLSGLPRSAKPSELP
- a CDS encoding alpha/beta hydrolase, encoding MPDARIQAALQHWAPRFVTQGVDYNDFVATTAGLERWDQWLPAWCQIGDMHAGLAREAEVRGRTRTAGEAWVRAALCYHFAKFVWMVDPARHRAAADRAVSSLYAAHRHLDPGAERLEVGFDGAVMVGNLRRPPAAARPPLVLLIPGLDSAKEEFFNWENVFLARGMATLTMEGPGQGETGYRTHIRHDYEVAVSAMLDAVKGRRDLDLERIGAAGVSLGGYYAPRAAAFEDRLRAVAALGGPYGFAPLWDDLPPITRETFTYHSGARDQTDARARAARLDLEGVAGRVRQPLLVVFGKLDRLIPYQHAERLAAEAPKAELVMYPDGNHVCNNIPYKYRPLVADWLREKLG